A single Acropora palmata chromosome 5, jaAcrPala1.3, whole genome shotgun sequence DNA region contains:
- the LOC141881372 gene encoding lysosomal alpha-mannosidase-like has translation MSTFMFLLLTLVGLGLAFGCKLEGAMRNKEKLQVHLVPHTHDDPGWLKTVDQYYLGTNNFIQQANVRKILNSVISELISDTKRRFIYVEIVFFEQWWNEQSGTMKAEVKKLVADRRLEFINAGWCMNDEAATDYNAIIDQMTYGLNFVQETFGSDARPRIAWHVDPFGHSNEQASIFAQMSFDGFFFGRIDYQNKDVRVKQQRMELVWRGSKSLGKGSDIFTGVLFNGYNPPSGFCYDQFCVDLPVQTSTKNNGFGFHVRKRKFVVHEFGQTY, from the coding sequence ATGTCAACTTTCATGTTTCTTCTACTAACTCTTGTTGGTTTAGGCTTAGCGTTTGGTTGTAAGTTGGAGGGAGCAATGaggaataaggaaaaacttcAAGTCCATCTTGTTCCACACACACACGATGACCCGGGTTGGTTGAAAACTGTGGATCAATATTATCTTGGTACTAACAATTTCATCCAACAAGCAAACGTTCGAAAAATCTTAAATTCGGTTATTTCGGAATTAATTTCGGATACCAAAAGGCGTTTCATTTATGTGGAAATCGTGTTTTTCGAGCAATGGTGGAACGAACAAAGCGGAACTATGAAAGCCGAAGTGAAAAAGCTCGTTGCCGACAGAAGACTTGAGTTTATAAACGCAGGATGGTGTATGAACGATGAGGCAGCCACAGATTACAATGCAATTATTGATCAAATGACTTACGGCTTAAACTTTGTGCAAGAAACATTTGGTTCCGACGCGAGGCCGAGAATAGCTTGGCATGTAGACCCGTTTGGTCACTCTAACGAACAAGCCTCCATCTTCGCTCAGATGTCATTCGATGGATTCTTCTTTGGTCGAATTGATTACCAGAATAAAGATGTTCGTGTTAAGCAACAGAGGATGGAATTGGTGTGGAGAGGAAGCAAGAGTCTTGGAAAAGGCTCGGACATTTTTACTGGCGTGCTTTTCAATGGCTATAATCCACCTAGCGGATTTTGCTATGACCAGTTTTGTGTGGATCTTCCAGTACAGACAAGCACAAAGAACAATGGGTTCGGATTTCATGTACGAAAACGCAAGTTTGTGGTACACGAATTTGGACAAACTTATTAA
- the LOC141881923 gene encoding fibroblast growth factor 1-like, translating to MNSLEISTRRSKMAANKSALLQAKTAQWSTAKLNLNIFSLKEASVTDEDNGVTEVTLFAKNHWFLRVQGDGNVSGTRDQASDEVSLLMFSVGKGLVQIFSPEARRYIAMESTGRLFSSRNKTNSTIFKHVMGDNGFHTFSSHKYYRETPHDMFIALQKDGIPRKGNKTCRLHKGSQFLII from the exons ATGAACAGCTTGGAGATTTCCACAAGACGCAGTAAAATGGCAGCAAATAAGTCCGCTCTGTTACAAGCCAAAACCGCACAGTGGTCAACAGCCAAGTTAAACCTGAATATATTTTCTCTTAAGGAGGCCTCTGTTACGGATGAAGATAACGGTGTAACTGAGGTCACACTGTTCGCGAAAAACCATTGGTTTCTCCGTGTTCAAGGTGATGGAAATGTCAGTGGGACCCGAGACCAAGCGAGCGATGAAG tTTCCCTGTTGATGTTCTCTGTTGGCAAGGGCTTGGTTCAAATATTCAGCCCTGAAGCGAGAAGGTACATAGCAATGGAAAGCACTGGAAGACTCTTCTCATCG agaAACAAGACGAACAGCACGATTTTCAAGCACGTAATGGGCGACAACGGATTTCACACGTTTTCGTCGCATAAGTATTACAGGGAAACTCCACATGACATGTTTATCGCATTGCAGAAGGATGGAATACCAaggaaaggaaacaaaacatgcCGGCTTCACAAGGGATCTCAATTTCTGATTATTTAA
- the LOC141881767 gene encoding fibroblast growth factor 1-like, translating to MYTMNLSTLLPILLTLGFCYSAILERNSNQKSQDNPVHPTVSWRKLSKTIQRQPQLKVNPLISSIASKGSSFEISVRLFGKSQVFLQITADGTVNGTVDCTSKYAELKMQSVGAGNQRIKAVNTNRYLAMDKKGNLYSTTTLNDETIFRQAMHSTAFHTFASAKFYRVGPYDTYVSIGRNGKARNGATTNLGQNKVKFVIFTADRC from the exons ATGTATACAATGAACTTG AGCACACTTCTTCCCATTCTCCTCACACTGGGCTTTTGTTACTCGGCAATCCTCGAACGGAATTCAAACCAGAAATCACAAGACAACCCAGTCCATCCAACAGTTTCTTGGCGGAAACTTAGCAAAACGATTCAACGCCAACCGCAGCTCAAAGTCAACCCACTGATTTCCTCCATTGCTTCCAAAGGGTCTTCTTTCGAAATCAGTGTACGTCTTTTCGGGAAATCACAAGTGTTTTTGCAAATCACTGCTGATGGTACGGTGAACGGAACTGTTGACTGCACAAGCAAATACG CTGAACTTAAGATGCAATCCGTAGGAGCAGGGAATCAGCGAATCAAAGCTGTGAACACCAATCGCTACTTAGCAATGGATAAAAAGGGCAATCTGTATTCCACG ACCACGCTCAACGATGAAACAATCTTCAGACAGGCAATGCACAGCACGGCGTTCCACACATTTGCCTCGGCAAAATTTTACAGAGTGGGACCGTATGATACGTATGTATCAATTGGGAGAAATGGGAAGGCGAGAAATGGAGCTACCACCAACCTTGGACAAAACAAGGTCAAGTTTGTTATCTTTACAGCGGACAGATGTTAA
- the LOC141880560 gene encoding lysosomal alpha-mannosidase-like: MPTFMFLLLTLVGLGLAFGCKLEGAMKNREKLQVHLVPHTHDDPGWLKTVDQYYLGTNNFIQQANVRKILNSVISELISDTKRRFIYVEIVFFERWWNEQSGTMKAEVKKLVADRRLEFINAGWCMNDEAATHYNGIIDQMTYGLNFVQETFGSDARPRIAWHIDPFGHSNEQASIFAQMSFDGFFVGRIDYQDKDVRVKQQRMELLWRGSKSLGKGSDIFTGVLFNGYNPPSGFCYDQFCVDPPVQTSTKNETVERLLETTCKQSSHYKTNHIMLTMGSDFMYENASLWYTNLDKLIKYVNEVSVEIPFHG, encoded by the coding sequence ATGCCAACTTTCATGTTTCTTCTACTAACTCTTGTTGGTTTAGGCTTAGCGTTTGGTTGTAAGTTGGAGGGAGCGATGAAGAATAGGGAAAAACTTCAAGTCCATCTTGTTCCACACACACACGATGACCCGGGTTGGTTGAAAACTGTGGATCAATATTATCTTGGTACTAACAATTTCATCCAACAAGCAAACGTTCGAAAAATCTTAAATTCGGTTATTTCGGAATTAATTTCGGATACCAAAAGGCGTTTCATTTATGTGGAAATCGTGTTTTTTGAGCGATGGTGGAACGAACAAAGCGGAACTATGAAAGCCGAAGTGAAAAAGCTCGTTGCCGACAGAAGACTTGAATTTATAAACGCGGGATGGTGTATGAACGATGAGGCAGCCACACATTACAATGGAATTATTGATCAAATGACTTACGGCTTAAACTTTGTGCAAGAAACATTTGGTTCCGACGCGAGGCCGAGAATAGCTTGGCATATAGACCCGTTTGGTCACTCTAACGAACAAGCCTCCATCTTCGCTCAGATGTCATTCGATGGATTCTTCGTTGGTCGAATTGATTACCAGGATAAAGATGTTCGTGTTAAGCAACAGAGGATGGAATTGTTGTGGAGAGGAAGCAAGAGTCTTGGAAAAGGCTCGGACATTTTTACTGGCGTGCTTTTCAATGGCTACAATCCACCTAGCGGATTTTGCTATGATCAGTTTTGCGTGGATCCTCCAGTACAGACAAGcacaaagaatgaaacagtTGAGAGACTTTTAGAGACAACATGCAAGCAATCTTCACACTACAAAACCAACCACATCATGTTAACAATGGGTTCGGATTTCATGTACGAAAACGCAAGTTTGTGGTACACGAATTTGGACAAACTTATTAAATACGTGAATGAGGTAAGTGTGGAGATACCATTCCATGGTTGA
- the LOC141880557 gene encoding lysosomal alpha-mannosidase-like, producing MSLVVCFLTLLGFGSGFACKFDGTVADEATLQVHLVPHSHDDVGWLKTVDQYFYGANNSIQHAGVQYILDSVIPQLMADPLKRFIYVEIAFFERWWNEQSETMKAEVKKLVADRRLEFINAGWCMNDEAATHYNAIIDQMTYGLNFVQETFGSDARPRIAWHIDPFGHSNEQASIFSQMSFDGFFFGRIDYQDKDVRLKQQRMEMVWRGSKSLGKGSDIFTGVLFNGYNPPKGFCYDQFCADPPVQDDPNLYDLNIKETVNKFVATTCEQASHYKTNNIMLTMGSDFMYENANLWYKNLDKLIRYVNEDGRVNAFYSTPTIYLDALHKANQTWGLKTDDFLPYADRPHAYWSGYFTSRPALKRYSRFNNNLLQVCKQLELMNGPERGNNKSSDTLRRAVGLVQHHDAITGTSQQHVTDDYAKRLAIAAVECQGLITDVLGNMVVKSKGIQHPVMKICDHLNISVCADTELNKDFTVTIYNAIAREVNTIIRLPLAVSTMAVYGPKGNPVASQILPISDATKQVQILQNQKQSRSAFEIMFEANVPALGFATYFIHSTQHRSHLNKLFGSSPKEAPKKSEDISIENEHITLTFSSDTGLLTSMTDKSSKVTTKLTQAFYWYNASEDHNQPSGAYIFRPNKSQPISFPQPVKTKLVNGSLVQEIRQDISPFISQVVRLYVGQRHAEFEYTVGPIPVADNWGKEIITRFDSDIQSKQVFFTDANGREMQERKVNYRPTWNLTVTEPVAGNYYPVNSRMYIKDAAKQLTILTDRSLGGSSLKAGSMEIMLHRRLLVDDKKGVGEALNETGISGKGLIVRGKLCVILAPPQSSAALHRELGEKLLLEPLLAFAPNSLTFEKWTGVYNSLHSGLTRELPLNVHLLTLETSKDLALIRVEHQYEVGEDAKLSQPVNISLAGLFTNFDVESMTEMNLSANQLLKDKRPLQWNIKTGAKNENENEGEKRNSGARSQTDLNVELSPMQIRTFKAVIKRHIGNQIF from the exons ATGTCGCTTGTCGTTTGCTTTCTAACACTGCTTGGTTTTGGTTCAGGATTTGCTTGTAAGTTTGATGGAACAGTGGCAGACGAGGCCACACTGCAAGTCCATCTTGTTCCACATTCACATGACGATGTAGGTTGGTTGAAAACTGTGGATCAATACTTCTATGGAGCTAATAATTCCATCCAGCACGCTGGTGTCCAGTATATATTGGATTCAGTCATCCCACAATTGATGGCAGATCCTCTGAAACGTTTTATTTACGTGGAAATCGCGTTTTTTGAGCGATGGTGGAACGAACAAAGCGAAACTATGAAAGCCGAAGTGAAAAAGCTCGTTGCCGACAGAAGACTTGAGTTTATAAACGCAGGATGGTGTATGAACGATGAGGCAGCCACACATTACAATGCAATTATTGATCAAATGACTTACGGCTTAAACTTTGTGCAAGAAACATTTGGTTCCGACGCGAGGCCGAGAATAGCTTGGCATATAGACCCGTTTGGTCACTCCAACGAACAAGCCTCTATCTTCTCTCAAATGTCATTCGATGGATTCTTCTTTGGTCGAATTGATTACCAGGATAAAGATGTTCGTCTTAAGCAACAGAGGATGGAAATGGTGTGGAGAGGAAGTAAAAGTCTTGGAAAAGGCTCGGACATTTTTACTGGCGTGCTTTTCAATGGCTACAATCCACCCAAAGGATTTTGCTATGACCAGTTTTGTGCAGATCCCCCTGTTCAAGATGACCCAAACCTCTATGACCTCAATATCAAGGAAACGGTGAACAAATTTGTTGCCACAACATGTGAGCAAGCTTCACActacaaaaccaacaacatCATGTTGACAATGGGTTCAGATTTTATGTACGAAAATGCTAATTTGTGGTACAAGAATTTGGACAAACTTATAAGATATGTAAATGAA GATGGCCGTGTGAATGCATTCTACTCTACACCAACCATATACTTGGACGCTCTTCACAAAGCCAACCAGACATGGGGGTTGAAGACTGATGACTTTCTTCCATATGCTGACCGTCCACATGCTTACTGGTCTGGTTATTTCACCAGCCGGCCAGCACTCAAGCGATATTCCAGGTTCAACAACAACTTACTCCAG gtttGTAAACAATTGGAGTTAATGAATGGCCCTGAAAGAGGCAATAACAAATCTTCTGATACTTTACGCCGAGCAGTGGGTCTGGTTCAACACCATGATGCTATTACTGGAACATCCCAACAACATGTGACTGATGATTATGCGAAGCGACTTGCCATTGCTGCTGTTGAATGCCAG GGTTTGATAACGGATGTCCTGGGAAATATGGTAGTGAAAAGCAAAGGAATTCAACACCCTGTCATGAAAATCTGCGACCATCTTAACATAAGCGTTTGTGCAGACACCGAACTGAACAAAGACTTTACAGTGACAATTTACAACGCCATTGCAAGAGAAGTGAATACAATTATCCGACTTCCGTTGGCAGTGAGCACAATGGCTGTGTACGGTCCCAAGGGAAATCCAGTTGCAAGCCAAATTCTGCCTATTTCTGATGCTACAAAACAGGTGCAAATTCTACAAAATCAAAAGCAAAGCCGGTCAGCTTTTGAGATTATGTTTGAAGCTAATGTTCCGGCGCTGGGCTTTGCTACTTATTTCATCCATTCAACCCAACATCGGTCTcatttaaataaacttttcgGATCATCCCCGAAGGAAGCCCCGAAGAAGTCCGAGGACATATCGATCGAAAATGAACACATCACACTGACGTTTTCTTCCGACACTGGCCTTTTGACGAGCATGACAGATAAGAGTTCAAAAGTGACCACTAAACTGACCCAAGCATTTTATTGGTACAACGCCAGCGAAGACCATAACCAGCCCTCTGGTGCATACATCTTTAGACCCAACAAAAGTCAACCGATTTCATTTCCGCAACCGGTGAAGACAAAATTGGTTAATGGTTCCTTGGTGCAAGAGATTCGACAGGACATTTCACCCTTCATAAGTCAAGTGGTCAGGCTTTATGTTGGACAGCGGCATGCCGAGTTCGAATACACAGTGGGACCCATTCCCGTTGCGGATAATTGGGGCAAAGAGATCATCACTCGTTTCGACTCCGATATTCAATCCAAGCAGGTTTTCTTCACTGATGCGAATGGAAGGGAAATGCAAGAACGCAAAGTGAATTACCGTCCCACCTGGAATCTAACCGTCACGGAACCAGTGGCTGGTAATTATTATCCAGTGAATAGTCGAATGTACATCAAAGACGCAGCTAAACAGCTGACAATTCTGACTGACCGCTCCCTGGGTGGGTCGAGCCTCAAGGCTGGGTCAATGGAAATCATGCTTCATAGGCGACTGTTGGTAGATGACAAGAAAGGGGTGGGTGAAGCATTAAACGAGACTGGCATCTCTGGAAAGGGTTTGATTGTTCGAGGCAAGCTTTGTGTTATTCTGGCGCCTCCGCAGTCCTCTGCAGCTTTGCATCGTGAACTTGGAGAAAAGCTGTTGTTAGAACCCCTACTCGCGTTCGCGCCAAACAGCCTCACTTTTGAGAAATGGACGGGAGTCTACAACTCACTGCACAGCGGTCTTACACGTGAGCTACCGCTTAACGTTCATTTGCTGACCTTGGAAACTTCAAAGGACTTGGCCCTGATCCGCGTTGAGCATCAGTACGAGGTTGGCGAAGACGCTAAGCTGTCACAACCCGTCAACATTTCATTGGCGGGGCTTTTTACCAATTTTGATGTCGAGTCCATGACGGAAATGAATCTGTCCGCCAATCAACTACTCAAGGACAAACGACCTCTTCAATGGAACATTAAAACAGGAGCgaaaaacgaaaacgaaaacgaaggggaaaaaagaaattctggGGCTCGTTCACAAACTGATTTGAATGTGGAGCTTAGTCCAATGCAGATACGCACCTTCAAGGCTGTTATCAAACGCCATATTGgaaatcaaatattttag